The sequence below is a genomic window from Lolium perenne isolate Kyuss_39 chromosome 7, Kyuss_2.0, whole genome shotgun sequence.
GCTCTTCAGCCTGAAGAGATCGTCGTAGTGCAGCATCACGGATTCGACAAGGAGACGCAGTTCCTCGTCGCTCATGTTTGTGACCACGGCCACCCTGAGGTTGTTGATGTGGCGTTGGTGGTCGTCGAGCCATCGTGCGTACTCCAAATCGAATGCCAAGGCACCTAAAAGAACAGTAAATTCTTTTCAGCAGAATGAAAACTAACAATTTGCACCAAACTACTTTGAAATCGACAATGTATTACTGCATGCTAGTTGAATGGTTTCAAACCAAAAGTGAACTGCCCTGCAACTGTTGGAAAAAGTTATGATATTGTGTAGATGCCATGATCTAATTAAAAAGTGAGCACTAGAAATATCATTACCCCCACTTGAGTGATCACCGGAGCTTCCACCCGCGATAAACATTCCCTGCACCACATACACGATCATCGGCATTCAATCAATAACTACGCACCCCAAATCGGGGTTTGCAATTCGTAATGAAGCTGAAGAATTTACCTGCTGCCTTGCCCTCTGAAGCTCTTGCTCCAGTTGCTCCAACTTGGATCGGCTGCTTTCCAACTGCTGAAGGTAAGCCTGCAGATCAGAAAAGCAGTGTCCCCATGTTTATcaagataaaaaaaaaaaaaacctccaACTGGACATTTTATGAAGTGTACGATCAGCAATAAAATCACATCATATGGAAAACTACATTACTCCTGATGTTTTCAGTTTATCACAGATACTGTACTAATGGGAGGAAGATTCAGTATGAGATGATAGCTTTCTCCAAATAAAAAGAATAATATGATAGGTACAGCAAATTTAAAATCATAATGCAATTGGAGGTCCCCACGTTGACCATACATACAAATAAGTGCAGAATCACTCTCTGCCTTGCTAATTGAACAGTAGTCAGCAGCTTGAAATATAATGCTTATGCGCAGTACTCCCCCTGTTTTACTCGGCATGTAAATGTAAAAATATATTGTTatttataaaataaaaataatataattaGTATGGTATGCAATGTATTATCATATCATATACATTTGATTATGAATATATTGATATATTATCTTGGACAGTTGGTCAAAGTCTCAAAGATTACAAATCTTGACTTTGATCAAACCTTCCATGCAGAGTAATACGTAACCAAGGGAGTAGACAGTAAGTTAGACTAGTAAACACTGAGgtttcctttgattcataggagttCTAtacgaattgtgtaggatttagaTCTGGTGGGATTTTTTTTTCTACACTATTTGTTcggttcataggaacatatcctatagaaaATAATCCTATAAAAAACTTGTAGTGCAAATCTTATAAAAAAAACatgaggtcatacctcatggaaaattcctTTCGCACAATGAGAGAAAACTCATCTTCCTGTAGAATTTAACTAGGCATGACATCCTAATCCTATGTTTTTTAttcctatgattttcctatcgTATGAATCAAATGTGCCCTGAATGAAGAAAAACTCAGAGGATTCAATGGCATGCCCCCCATGACTACCAAAGAAGGGTTGCTACTTGTTTGGTTAAAATGTCACAGGCAAGTAGAAATGTCCATGTAATTGTTGTCTGATAAAAATGTCAGTGGTAAACAAATCTAGAGCTCAATCCATCCCAACTCCCCATATTTTTCCCAAgaaaaagaaagcaaacaaatcgACCGCAAAATAACCACCTTCTTCTTGACCCGGCTCTTCCGGGCCGCCTCGCGGTTCTGCGCAAGCCTCCGGGACATCTGCAAATCACAGAGGAACGCACCGTGCTCAGCACATGTCATGCATGATCATACGCACCAAATCCAGCCATAGTTTGGCACCTACACGATCAGGTTTCATGGCGCCGGTTTCTGCAATCACCTTTTGGTCCCCTCTTCTGTCCGAGGAATCCACGCAGCCCAGCCTTGGCTGCccagcgccgtcgccgtcgcctccgccacCACCCTGCCAACACGGGACAGCACGGAACTGCATTATACGACGAGTTAACCAAGAGTAAGAAAGCGGAGCAAGGACTGGCCGGGCACCAACCATCGAAGCGCGGTGGCGCATGTCGCCGCTGTCGTCGAGGTCCGTGGAGGTCTCGGTGAGCGGGCTGGTGACGACGACGCCGGACACGGAGTCGCCCCAGTTctcgagctgctgctgctgctgctccgcCCCTCTCGGCAGGAAGAACCGGCCGGCCTCCGTCGCCGCCATCCCCGGCGCCGCCATGCCCAGCGTCGCCGCTACTCCATGCTGCTGCCCCGCATCGGCGAGGAGCGGCTGCGGGGCGAAGGTGGCGAGCGTGACGTTGCTGGAGGACTTGGAGCTGGGGTTGGGGCCTTCACACCCCACACCAAACAAAAAGACGCATCAGAGTGACGCGCGCAAAGATCCAAGGGAACAGAGTGAATAGTTTTCGGAATGCAGGAGTTACTGCgagggtgttggtggtggtggtagagcTCGGGAGGGAACTGCGCGGCGCCATCTCCGATGCGGTGGTGGAATCCAGCCGTGccaccaccagcaccaccacgctcCTCCGCCCTGCAGACGCACGAGGCAAAGGCGACAAAGGTTAGCGAGCTAGACGAGCCGGTCCAGAGGAGAAGGCAGGAGCTCGCTGCACTAGAGAGCAAGGGACAAGCCAGACGCAGCTTGCCACTAGGAATAGTATAAGCTTGCGCTAGGAGACACAAGCAACCGCTTTCTCTTCTACTGTAGTGTACTCGTGTGTGTTTACCTGAAGACGTGgaaaggcccaggcccagggtgaCGATGCATTGGAGCTAGTAGACAGAgccgccgccgacgacgaggACAACGGTGCCGTCACTCACCGCCGGCACAGCTTGAACCCGAAACAGAGGCTAGCGCCGGGAGCGTGGCGTTCTGCACTTGCATTTGCCGCTTATAATGGCAGGACCAGGAGGAGGCCGTGCGAGAGTTCAAGGAAGAAGATAGGGCCGGATTCAGGACAAGAAATGAAACGAGGTGATGATCAGGAGGAGGGCGTGTCAAATTGGTGCATGTCAGAAGTATTCAGATATCCGTCCCTCCATCAAAATATCCATCAAATATCAGGAATCAATCAATCAATCAATCAGTCAGTCAGTCGAGATGGCTTGGCAGGCTGAGCCATGGTGTAAGCTTTTGTATTGGAGCTTGTTTGCGTGTGCGCAGGGTGCCCCCCGATCGAGCACATGCGTAGATTGGCAGGGCAGTgagtagagagagagagagagagagtgggaaAGACCGGTAAAAGCCTGTGACCATCTTGAACTGAGGGTCGCGTGACTGTAGTTGCGACGGCGATGGTAGTAGAGGTGGTAGACTAGTACTAGGCTAGTAGTAGCCATTGTTGTTTGGTCCTAGGCTGGGGATTGCTAATATTGTAACTTCAGTTCTTCGTTGACTAATTACGTCAGCATGGCAAAAGTGTGAGGAGACACTTGGGATTGAAAACCCAAACTTTCGAAGTTTGACCAGACGTACGTATACAAAAACTATCATTAATTAAAATTCAGCAAATACAGTAGAAAAATCTATTTTATGATGGTTATCgatattgtaaatatttatattttcatCTAGGTATTCATATTTTTGTGTACGAATATGATCAAACTTAGATAATGCTGATTTTCATATGACTTTTGGGTGTGGGGGGGGGGATTTGAGATTTTGTCAACCAGGTACATGTATCATCGTATAATCATACTGCAACACCAAATCTTGAGATCTCGTATCCCCCCTCACGTCTCAACACCCTTCAATTAATCGAGATATTGTGTTACTCTTACCTTCGTGGAAAAGCCTAGGAGGCTACAGTTGCCCTGAAGCATTCGGCATGTGAATTTGCTTCATAAAAAGTTTGCGAGAATTTGGAGGCAAGCTCAAGATTTATCATTAGTTATTGGGTTCCTTCTTTTCAGAAAAGGCCCAAAGAGAAGAATGTTGGTCTTTGTGACGTTTGAGAGTCCTTAATGGTATTGCACGCCTCTCCAAAAAAATGTAGGGCATGTTTGGATTGTGGCCAAAAGTTACCCTGCCAATATTTTGGGCATGGCCAAAACTTTGGTCTTTGTTTGGATGGTTGCCAATTATTTGGCATGCCAATGGCTACTTGTCTAATCTAGTTCAGTTTTCTTGCCAATGTTGGCCAACTTATGGGCAACCAAAAGGTCAACCAAAATTTTGGCTAGCCAAATATTTGGTGGGGCAACCATGGGCAAGAACCAAACGTACCCGTAGCCCCCCATGGGAGTGAACATCAGGTTATATCATCGTCTCCAACACGGCTAAGTATTTCTACACAAGATCTTAGTAGCTACTAGTGTTTACTTTATGATAACTTTCGTGCTTTAAATACTCTTATCATCATATAGGTTGATTTACCAAGTTTTACATTAGGCTattttatttatgagcaaaaccgaAAATGGATAAATAACTAAatgaaaatttgtaaaaatcTATCCATCGATTATCATCTCTATCTTTTCACAAGATCTTGCACCATAGGACAGTTGTTGCATAGTACACCGAGGTTGCCACCTCAACGTCAAATTGTGGTTTAAGTTTGCCGCACATCTTCCCCGCTACCATAGAGCCATCATGAGTAGCCATTGCAAACTAGTCGGGCCACGAGGGATAAGAACACCCAAGGCAATGACTCCAAGAAGGTAGCAATATATTCATCGTTGCAACACTCTTCGATGTAGTTTAGGCTTTCACCCTGAGATCTTAAGACCAATCCCGTTAGCCATGATCAAAGCAAGATAAAAAACGACGCAAAGAAGATGGAGAATGTTAGTTGAAGGCATCAGTGTCATCGGCGTCGACGACACAGACTAAATTCCATGCATGGATTTCTCATGAACTCGACCACGAAGAGAAAGGAGGTGCAAGTTGGGTATGGTGATCATGTCGTTGACCACATAGCTCCATCACACCTCACAATTGCCGGGCACCTCACCACAATTTATGTGCCATGCTAGACCACCACCATGTTCGGGACGTCATCGTCGCCTCGGCTTACTCGCCTATTGGAGCATGTTGGATCGAGAGAGGAGCTAAGCGCACCAAGACCTTCTAGCGCCAACATAGATGATCCATCGCACCCAAACATTGCGACCCATTCAGGCCAGTATTTCCCATGCTACTCCAACATGCCCCCACTACGTCTACACCAAATCCAAGCTCAAATGTGCCACCTAGTTCCAACTAGTCGCCGGTTTGCACCATGCTAGTAGTAGCCAGATATGAGCCCACCATCTTGCTGGAGATAGTGCTATGTAGGAAAATAATGATGATTATTTATTATTATATGTTAAAAGTTCATAATACGTTTCGTACCATGATATAATTGTATTaagcggaaacattaatacatgtacgGTATTGTGGACATACATGTGTCATTGACAATGAGATCATATCGTTTGGATAAATGATAATGATGGACATACCTAGAACATCAGTATTGTAACACGATAAAGACACATCAAGTTCAATGTTAGGATGTTTATAAAAGCGTAATGACTTAATACTAAGACCGTGAGATCATAGCTAATATTTGTCACCGGAGGCTGCTTTGGTTGTATCAACTATCACACCGCAACAGAGTGATCACAAAGGTGTAGTTGGGTATTCTAATGGAATGGGTTGAGACGTATGCATCAATAGCGGGAATTGTTCTTCCACGTTACGAAGAGATACAAAGGGCCCACTCGGTGGGATTACATCCATGAAAGCTGTGCAGCGTATGATTAGGTCATGGGGATGGAATCACACGTGACGAGTTGAATAGCCTTGTTGGTAACGGTGATAATATCCC
It includes:
- the LOC127317320 gene encoding transcription factor TGAL3 isoform X2, whose amino-acid sequence is MHRHPGPGPFHVFRAEERGGAGGGTAGFHHRIGDGAAQFPPELYHHHQHPRSPNPSSKSSSNVTLATFAPQPLLADAGQQHGVAATLGMAAPGMAATEAGRFFLPRGAEQQQQQLENWGDSVSGVVVTSPLTETSTDLDDSGDMRHRASMGGGGGDGDGAGQPRLGCVDSSDRRGDQKMSRRLAQNREAARKSRVKKKAYLQQLESSRSKLEQLEQELQRARQQGMFIAGGSSGDHSSGGALAFDLEYARWLDDHQRHINNLRVAVVTNMSDEELRLLVESVMLHYDDLFRLKSFATKSDVFHVMSGMWMSPAERFFMWLGGFRSSELLKVLASQLEPLTDQQLMGICSLQQSSQQAEDALSQGMEALQQGLAETLAAAAGVGPLATGADNVTNYMGQMAIAMGKLSTLENFLRQGDLLRQQTLQQLHRILTTRQAARALLVISDYFSRLRALSSLWLARPRE
- the LOC127317320 gene encoding transcription factor TGAL3 isoform X1; amino-acid sequence: MHRHPGPGPFHVFRAEERGGAGGGTAGFHHRIGDGAAQFPPELYHHHQHPRSPNPSSKSSSNVTLATFAPQPLLADAGQQHGVAATLGMAAPGMAATEAGRFFLPRGAEQQQQQLENWGDSVSGVVVTSPLTETSTDLDDSGDMRHRASMGGGGGDGDGAGQPRLGCVDSSDRRGDQKVIAETGAMKPDRMSRRLAQNREAARKSRVKKKAYLQQLESSRSKLEQLEQELQRARQQGMFIAGGSSGDHSSGGALAFDLEYARWLDDHQRHINNLRVAVVTNMSDEELRLLVESVMLHYDDLFRLKSFATKSDVFHVMSGMWMSPAERFFMWLGGFRSSELLKVLASQLEPLTDQQLMGICSLQQSSQQAEDALSQGMEALQQGLAETLAAAAGVGPLATGADNVTNYMGQMAIAMGKLSTLENFLRQGDLLRQQTLQQLHRILTTRQAARALLVISDYFSRLRALSSLWLARPRE